A window from Thermomonas aquatica encodes these proteins:
- the hemB gene encoding porphobilinogen synthase: MTYPSTRPRRMRRDEFSRRLMRETVLTANDLIYPVFVHELQGREPIASMPGIERLSIDELLRVAEQASELKVPALALFPVTAPEAKSLTAEAAWDEDGLCQRAVRALKARFPQLGVITDVALDPYTSHGQDGLVDAGGYVMNDETVEALVKQALSHARAGADVVAPSDMMDGRIGAIRDELEGEGFIHTRILAYSAKYASAFYGPFRDAVGSAGALGKGNKTTYQMDPANSDEALREVALDLDEGADMVMVKPGLPYLDIVRRVKDEFGVPTFVYQVSGEYAMLKAAARNGWLDERGCALEALTSIKRAGADGVLTYFALDAARWLHEAH; this comes from the coding sequence ATGACCTACCCCTCAACCCGCCCGCGGCGGATGCGCCGCGACGAGTTTTCGCGCCGGCTGATGCGCGAGACCGTGCTGACCGCCAACGACCTGATCTACCCGGTGTTCGTCCATGAATTGCAGGGGCGCGAGCCGATCGCCTCGATGCCCGGGATCGAACGCCTGTCGATCGACGAGCTGCTGCGCGTGGCCGAACAGGCCAGCGAGCTGAAGGTGCCGGCGCTGGCGCTGTTCCCGGTCACCGCGCCGGAGGCGAAATCGCTGACCGCCGAGGCGGCCTGGGACGAGGATGGCCTGTGCCAGCGCGCGGTGCGCGCGCTGAAGGCGCGCTTCCCGCAACTCGGGGTGATCACCGACGTGGCGCTGGATCCGTACACCAGCCACGGCCAGGACGGGCTGGTCGATGCCGGCGGCTACGTCATGAACGACGAAACCGTGGAGGCGCTGGTCAAGCAGGCGCTGTCGCATGCGCGCGCGGGCGCCGACGTGGTCGCGCCCAGCGACATGATGGACGGGCGCATCGGCGCGATCCGCGACGAACTGGAAGGCGAGGGCTTCATCCATACCCGCATCCTGGCCTACAGCGCCAAGTACGCCAGCGCGTTCTACGGCCCGTTCCGCGATGCGGTGGGCTCGGCCGGCGCGCTGGGCAAGGGCAACAAGACCACCTACCAGATGGATCCGGCGAATTCGGACGAGGCCCTGCGCGAGGTCGCGCTGGACCTGGACGAAGGCGCGGACATGGTGATGGTCAAGCCGGGCCTGCCCTATCTCGACATCGTGCGCCGGGTGAAGGACGAGTTCGGCGTGCCGACCTTCGTCTACCAGGTCAGCGGCGAGTACGCGATGCTCAAGGCCGCCGCGCGGAACGGCTGGCTCGACGAGCGCGGCTGCGCGCTGGAGGCGCTGACCAGCATCAAGCGCGCCGGCGCCGATGGCGTGCTCACGTATTTCGCGCTGGATGCGGCACGCTGGCTGCACGAGGCACACTGA
- the aroE gene encoding shikimate dehydrogenase produces MRKHYAVFGTPISHSLSPRIHAAFAGQSGIDLDYVAIEAGADDFRAKLEAFAAAGGSGANITLPLKEAAFALCRDSSERAVRAGAVNTVIRNEDGSWRGDNTDGAGLVRDLTERHGLDLRARRTLLLGAGGAARGVAPALLDAGIGELTVVNRTPQRADALADALGEPGRVHPRYFGDIAAFGEFDLIVNATSAARGGGLPGLPRALVGRRTAAVDLSYGEAAIPFLAWARANGCHDAVDGLGMLVEQAAESFALWHGVRPDTDAVFAALSGRAAALVTAD; encoded by the coding sequence ATGCGCAAGCACTACGCCGTGTTCGGAACGCCGATTTCCCATTCGCTGTCGCCGCGCATCCATGCCGCGTTCGCCGGGCAGTCCGGCATCGACCTCGATTACGTCGCGATCGAGGCCGGGGCGGACGATTTCCGCGCGAAACTCGAGGCGTTCGCCGCCGCCGGCGGCAGCGGCGCCAATATCACCCTGCCGCTGAAGGAAGCCGCATTCGCGCTGTGCCGCGACAGCAGCGAGCGCGCCGTCCGCGCCGGCGCGGTGAACACCGTGATCCGCAATGAAGACGGCAGCTGGCGCGGCGACAACACCGACGGCGCCGGCCTGGTGCGCGACCTCACCGAACGCCACGGCCTGGACCTGCGGGCGCGGCGGACCCTGCTGCTCGGGGCCGGCGGCGCCGCGCGCGGGGTGGCGCCGGCGCTGCTGGATGCCGGCATCGGCGAGCTGACCGTGGTCAACCGCACCCCGCAACGCGCGGACGCGCTGGCCGATGCGCTGGGCGAACCCGGCCGCGTGCATCCGCGCTATTTCGGCGACATCGCCGCGTTCGGCGAATTCGACCTGATCGTCAATGCCACCTCGGCGGCGCGCGGCGGCGGCCTGCCTGGCCTGCCGCGCGCGCTGGTCGGCCGCCGCACCGCCGCGGTCGACCTGAGTTACGGCGAGGCGGCGATCCCGTTCCTGGCCTGGGCACGCGCCAACGGCTGCCACGACGCGGTGGACGGACTCGGCATGCTGGTCGAGCAGGCGGCGGAAAGTTTCGCGCTCTGGCACGGGGTGCGGCCGGACACGGATGCCGTGTTCGCTGCGCTCAGCGGCCGCGCGGCGGCCCTGGTGACCGCGGACTAG
- a CDS encoding gamma carbonic anhydrase family protein, which produces MTAKTSALRPYLDRFPTLGVRAYVDPAATVIGDVVLGDDASIWPGTIVRGDVNFIRVGARTNIQDGTVVHVSHDGPHAKLGGFATVIGEDVTIGHKAVIHACRIEDAVLIGMGAIVLDGAVVRKHGFVGAGALVAPGKVVGEGELWLGNPAKKVRMLSDAEIEALYYSAGHYVRLKDQYLGA; this is translated from the coding sequence ATGACCGCGAAAACGTCCGCCCTGCGCCCCTACCTCGACCGCTTTCCCACCCTCGGCGTGCGCGCCTATGTCGATCCCGCGGCGACCGTGATCGGCGACGTGGTGCTGGGCGACGATGCCTCGATCTGGCCAGGCACGATCGTGCGTGGCGACGTCAACTTCATCCGCGTCGGCGCGCGCACCAACATCCAGGACGGCACCGTGGTGCACGTCAGCCATGATGGCCCGCACGCCAAGCTGGGCGGCTTCGCCACCGTGATCGGCGAGGACGTGACCATCGGCCACAAGGCGGTCATCCACGCCTGCCGGATCGAGGACGCGGTGCTGATCGGGATGGGCGCGATCGTGCTGGACGGCGCGGTGGTGAGGAAGCACGGCTTCGTCGGCGCGGGTGCGCTGGTCGCGCCGGGCAAGGTGGTCGGCGAAGGCGAGCTGTGGCTGGGCAATCCGGCGAAGAAGGTGCGGATGCTGTCGGATGCCGAGATCGAGGCGCTGTATTACAGCGCCGGGCACTACGTGCGGCTGAAGGACCAGTACCTGGGCGCCTAG
- a CDS encoding coniferyl aldehyde dehydrogenase, with translation MDTAISELAPTLARLRTAWQARKPDYQQRRNDLQRLRDALKRRLDEMGKAISADFGHRSPHESRIADGMTVLNEIDHLRKHLRGWMKPRRVGVGWRFLPARAETRAEPVGVVGVIAPWNYPVNLALIPLATAIAAGNHVYLKPSEHTPHTSAFLRSLLAEVFPAERVAVAEGGAEVAAAFAALPLDHLVFTGSTEVGRKVMAAAAPNLTPVTLELGGKSPAIVCEDYPVEQAAARIATGKWFNGGQTCIAPDYVLLPKGKRDDFVKALRKEVQARYGENLENLGDYTRIINDGQYARLKGHLDDAKARGIEKVTLAGHADPAQRLLPPTLLLEPGDDATVMQDEIFGPLLPIRSYKSLDEAIAYVNGRDRPLALYPFSNDRATVEKILRSTLAGGVSVNDTLFHFAVSGLPFGGIGPSGMGAYHGRAGFDATSKQLPILWQARRTGADLLKPPYREAQWLIDLIVR, from the coding sequence ATGGACACCGCCATCAGCGAACTCGCCCCGACCCTGGCCCGCCTGCGCACCGCCTGGCAGGCGCGCAAGCCCGATTACCAGCAGCGCCGCAACGACCTGCAACGCCTGCGCGACGCGCTCAAGCGGCGGCTGGACGAAATGGGCAAGGCGATTTCCGCCGACTTCGGCCATCGCTCGCCGCACGAATCGCGCATCGCCGACGGCATGACCGTGCTCAACGAGATCGACCACCTGCGCAAGCACCTGCGTGGCTGGATGAAGCCGCGCAGGGTCGGCGTGGGCTGGCGCTTCCTGCCGGCGCGCGCGGAGACGCGCGCGGAGCCGGTCGGCGTGGTCGGGGTGATCGCGCCGTGGAACTACCCGGTCAACCTGGCGCTGATCCCGCTGGCCACCGCGATCGCGGCCGGCAACCACGTCTACCTCAAGCCGTCCGAGCACACGCCGCACACCAGCGCCTTCCTGCGCAGCCTGCTGGCCGAGGTCTTCCCGGCCGAGCGGGTGGCGGTGGCCGAAGGCGGCGCCGAGGTCGCCGCCGCCTTCGCCGCCTTGCCGCTCGACCACCTGGTGTTCACCGGCTCCACCGAGGTGGGGCGCAAGGTGATGGCCGCGGCCGCGCCGAACCTGACCCCGGTGACGCTGGAACTCGGCGGCAAGTCGCCGGCGATCGTCTGCGAGGACTATCCGGTCGAGCAGGCCGCCGCACGCATCGCCACCGGCAAGTGGTTCAACGGCGGGCAGACCTGCATCGCCCCCGACTACGTGCTGCTGCCCAAGGGCAAGCGCGACGATTTCGTCAAGGCGCTGCGCAAGGAAGTGCAGGCCCGCTACGGCGAGAACCTGGAGAACCTCGGCGACTACACCCGCATCATCAACGACGGCCAGTACGCGCGGCTGAAAGGCCACCTGGACGACGCCAAGGCGCGCGGCATCGAGAAAGTGACCCTGGCCGGGCATGCCGACCCGGCGCAGCGCCTGCTGCCGCCGACCCTGCTGCTGGAGCCGGGCGACGACGCCACGGTGATGCAGGACGAGATCTTCGGGCCGCTGCTGCCGATCCGCAGCTACAAGTCGCTGGACGAGGCGATCGCCTACGTCAACGGGCGCGACCGGCCGCTGGCCTTGTATCCCTTCAGCAACGACAGGGCGACGGTCGAGAAGATCCTGCGCAGCACGCTGGCGGGCGGGGTGTCGGTCAACGACACCCTGTTCCACTTCGCGGTCAGCGGCCTGCCGTTCGGCGGCATCGGCCCCAGCGGGATGGGCGCCTACCACGGCCGCGCCGGCTTCGACGCGACCAGCAAGCAGCTGCCGATCCTGTGGCAGGCGCGCCGCACCGGTGCGGACCTGCTGAAGCCGCCGTACAGGGAGGCGCAGTGGCTGATCGACCTGATCGTGCGCTGA
- the xth gene encoding exodeoxyribonuclease III encodes MKIASWNVNSLNVRLPHLQRWLDEAKPDVVALQETKQEDHKFPEDALLELGYRSMFCGQKTYNGVAIVSRLPFAGECVTAIPGFEDPQKRVLAATVGDLRIVDLYVVNGEAVGSEKFDYKLRWLAAVREWLREEIAAHPNLVVLGDFNIAPDDRDVFDPKRWREKILCSTPEREAYRSLLDLGLHDSFRLFNDEAGHHSWWDYRLSGFERGWGLRIDLVLVSEALKARCTGAGIDREPRGWERPSDHTPVFVEIADA; translated from the coding sequence ATGAAGATCGCCAGCTGGAACGTCAATTCGCTCAATGTGCGCCTGCCGCACCTGCAACGCTGGCTGGACGAGGCGAAGCCGGACGTGGTCGCGCTGCAGGAAACCAAGCAGGAAGACCACAAGTTCCCCGAGGACGCGCTGCTCGAGCTCGGCTACCGCAGCATGTTCTGCGGGCAGAAGACCTACAACGGCGTCGCCATCGTCAGCCGCCTGCCGTTCGCCGGCGAATGCGTGACCGCGATCCCGGGCTTCGAGGATCCGCAGAAGCGCGTGCTGGCGGCGACCGTGGGCGATCTGCGCATCGTCGACCTGTACGTCGTGAACGGCGAGGCGGTGGGCAGCGAGAAGTTCGACTACAAGCTGCGCTGGCTGGCGGCGGTGCGCGAATGGCTGCGCGAGGAAATCGCCGCGCACCCGAACCTGGTCGTGCTCGGCGATTTCAACATCGCCCCCGACGACCGCGACGTGTTCGATCCCAAGCGCTGGCGCGAGAAGATCCTGTGCTCGACGCCGGAGCGCGAGGCCTATCGTTCCTTGCTGGACCTGGGCCTGCACGACAGCTTCCGCCTGTTCAACGACGAGGCCGGCCACCACAGCTGGTGGGACTACCGCCTGTCCGGCTTCGAGCGCGGCTGGGGCCTGCGCATCGACCTGGTGCTGGTCAGCGAGGCGCTGAAGGCGCGTTGCACCGGCGCCGGCATCGACCGCGAACCGCGCGGCTGGGAACGCCCGAGCGACCACACCCCGGTGTTCGTCGAGATCGCCGACGCCTGA
- a CDS encoding GlsB/YeaQ/YmgE family stress response membrane protein: MGLIIWLIIGGIIGWLASLVMKTDGQQGIILNVVVGIIGSWIGGQFIAPMIGGAGFMGYVSAFIGAVILLAIVNLFRRGRVR; encoded by the coding sequence ATGGGCTTGATCATTTGGTTGATCATCGGCGGCATCATCGGCTGGCTGGCCAGTCTGGTCATGAAGACCGACGGCCAGCAGGGCATCATCCTCAACGTGGTGGTCGGCATCATCGGCTCCTGGATCGGCGGCCAGTTCATCGCCCCGATGATCGGCGGCGCGGGCTTCATGGGCTATGTGTCCGCGTTCATCGGTGCGGTCATCCTGCTCGCCATCGTCAACCTGTTCCGGCGCGGCCGCGTGCGCTGA
- a CDS encoding DUF2782 domain-containing protein — translation MRPILPLLFALALSACATVPPEDMLANAEPVTRTETNGDVITEYRVAGALKMVKVMPFRGPTYYVYDRDGDGKLDWGKGEAPMTYYKLYSW, via the coding sequence ATGCGCCCGATCCTTCCCCTGCTGTTCGCGCTGGCGCTGTCCGCCTGCGCCACCGTGCCGCCCGAGGACATGCTGGCCAACGCCGAGCCGGTCACCCGTACCGAAACCAACGGCGACGTGATCACCGAATACCGCGTGGCGGGCGCGTTGAAGATGGTGAAGGTGATGCCGTTCCGCGGGCCGACCTACTACGTGTACGACCGCGACGGCGACGGCAAGCTGGATTGGGGCAAGGGCGAAGCGCCGATGACCTACTACAAGCTGTACAGCTGGTAG
- a CDS encoding ABC transporter ATP-binding protein, whose product MLRWFESRLDPFPDAPPAQPPASLYAFCRHYTRGAEPWLLVLTVTTGLIALAEVALYAYVGALVDRMTALGAAGFLAQEGARLAWMAALVLVGLPALVLLNSLVQHQTLLGNFPMRIRWNVHRYLLRQSMGYFQDEFAGRIATKLMQTSLAVRETVVKLLDIGNYVLVYFGGTLVVAASADWRLMLPFAGWLLCYGLLMRWFVPKMGKVSQEQADARSTMTGRIVDSYTNIATVKLFSHSQREQAYAREAMGGFLQTVYRQMRLATNVYSLLYALNMALLFAVGALGIWLWLHGHVSVGAVAVASALALRLLGMSHWIMWELSALFENIGTVHDGISSISLPPTVDDAPGASALPRAAGDVRFEDVAFHYGKGSGVIEHLNLHIAPGEKIGVVGRSGAGKSTLVNLLLRFHDVEAGRITVDGVDVASVQQDSLRAQIGVVTQDTSLLHRSVRENILYGRPDATDEEMIEAARQANADGFIAELVDAKGRRGYDAQVGERGVKLSGGQRQRIAIARVLLKNAPILVLDEATSALDSEVEAVIQENLYRLMQGKTVIAIAHRLSTIAAMDRLVVMDAGRIVEEGTHEQLLARGGLYAQLWQRQSGGFLELNAETAEATEA is encoded by the coding sequence ATGCTGCGCTGGTTCGAATCCCGCCTCGACCCCTTCCCCGACGCGCCGCCCGCGCAGCCGCCGGCCAGCCTGTACGCGTTCTGCCGCCACTACACCCGCGGCGCCGAGCCCTGGCTGCTGGTGCTGACCGTCACCACCGGCCTGATCGCGCTGGCGGAGGTGGCGTTGTACGCCTATGTCGGCGCGCTGGTCGATCGCATGACCGCGCTGGGCGCGGCCGGCTTCCTGGCGCAGGAAGGCGCGCGGCTGGCGTGGATGGCGGCGCTGGTGCTGGTCGGCCTGCCGGCGCTGGTGCTGCTCAATTCGCTGGTGCAGCACCAGACCCTGCTCGGCAATTTCCCGATGCGGATCCGCTGGAACGTGCATCGCTACCTGCTGCGGCAGTCGATGGGCTATTTCCAGGACGAGTTCGCCGGGCGCATCGCCACCAAGCTGATGCAGACCTCGCTCGCCGTGCGCGAGACCGTGGTCAAGCTGCTCGACATCGGCAACTACGTGCTGGTGTATTTCGGCGGCACGCTGGTGGTGGCCGCCAGCGCGGACTGGCGGCTGATGCTGCCGTTCGCCGGCTGGCTGCTCTGCTACGGCCTGCTGATGCGCTGGTTCGTGCCGAAGATGGGCAAGGTCTCGCAGGAGCAGGCCGACGCGCGCTCGACCATGACCGGGCGCATCGTCGACAGCTACACCAATATCGCCACCGTCAAGCTGTTCTCGCATTCGCAGCGCGAGCAGGCCTACGCGCGCGAGGCGATGGGCGGCTTCCTGCAGACCGTCTATCGGCAGATGCGGCTGGCGACCAATGTCTACAGCCTGCTGTACGCGCTGAACATGGCGCTGCTGTTCGCGGTCGGCGCGCTCGGGATCTGGTTGTGGCTGCACGGCCACGTCAGCGTCGGCGCGGTCGCGGTGGCCTCGGCGCTGGCGCTGCGCCTGCTCGGCATGTCGCACTGGATCATGTGGGAGCTGTCGGCGCTGTTCGAGAACATCGGTACCGTGCACGACGGGATCAGCTCGATCTCGCTGCCGCCGACGGTGGACGATGCCCCCGGCGCATCCGCATTGCCGCGCGCCGCCGGCGACGTGCGCTTCGAGGACGTCGCCTTCCACTACGGCAAGGGCAGCGGCGTCATCGAGCACCTGAACCTGCACATCGCGCCGGGCGAGAAGATCGGCGTGGTCGGGCGCAGCGGCGCCGGCAAGTCGACCCTGGTGAACCTGCTGCTGCGCTTCCACGATGTCGAAGCGGGCCGGATCACGGTGGATGGCGTGGATGTCGCGTCCGTGCAGCAGGATTCGTTGCGCGCGCAGATCGGGGTGGTGACGCAGGACACGTCGTTGCTGCATCGCTCGGTGCGCGAGAACATCCTGTACGGACGCCCCGATGCGACCGACGAGGAGATGATCGAAGCCGCGCGGCAAGCCAATGCGGACGGCTTCATCGCCGAGCTGGTCGATGCCAAGGGCCGCCGCGGCTACGACGCCCAGGTCGGCGAACGCGGGGTCAAGCTGTCCGGCGGCCAGCGCCAGCGCATCGCCATCGCCCGCGTGCTGCTGAAGAACGCGCCGATCCTGGTGCTGGACGAGGCGACGTCGGCGCTGGATTCGGAAGTGGAAGCGGTGATCCAGGAAAACCTGTATCGGTTGATGCAGGGCAAGACGGTGATCGCGATCGCCCACCGGCTGTCGACCATCGCCGCGATGGACCGGCTGGTGGTGATGGACGCCGGCCGCATCGTCGAGGAAGGCACCCACGAGCAGTTGCTCGCGCGCGGCGGCCTGTATGCGCAGCTGTGGCAGCGGCAGTCGGGCGGCTTCCTCGAACTGAACGCCGAAACAGCGGAGGCGACCGAGGCCTGA
- the polA gene encoding DNA polymerase I, which produces MAKLVLIDGSSYLYRAFHALPPLSNAAGEPTGALFGVVNMLRGHLKEKPEYIAFVVDAPGKTFRDDLYPEYKANRPPMPDELRAQVEPMMAIVSALGIPIIRESGVEADDVIGTLAVQGAAQGIDVVVSTGDKDMAQLVRRAPNGAGVALVNTMSGGKLDSDAAVLDKFGVRADQIVDYLALMGDTVDNIPGVPKCGPKTAAKWLAEYGTLDGVIANAGKIGGKIGESLREALPRLPLNRELTTIKTDLALHEAPGELHLRERDVEALRVLYTRYGFNQALKELDGGAASASVKADEKEPGVARGGGFVAPAAPAAQTGIDPALSAPGDYECVLTPAQLEAWVAQLHAAEEFAFDTETDSLDPMRANLVGISLSVKPGKACYIPLAHSAPGVAAQLPRDVVLAALRPLLADPAKKKLGQHGKYDIHVLRRHGIDLQGYADDTMLESFVLNAGIARHDMDSLALRHLGYQTVKYEDVVGKGAKQIGFAQVALDDATRYAAEDADITLRLHRVMLPKLEAEPKLLSVYRDIEMPLVPVLARIEANGVMIDADELRRQSAELSRRMLAAQQKATELAGRSFNLDSPKQLGALLFDELKLPALVKTPSGAPSTNEEALEAIADQHELPRIILEYRGLAKLRSTYTDKLPEMVNPDTGRVHTSYHQAGAATGRLSSSDPNLQNIPIRSEEGRRIRTAFVAPPGRKLVACDYSQIELRIMAHLSEDATLVRAFESGADIHRATAAEVFGKPLEEVTSNERRAAKAINFGLMYGMGAFGLARQLGIARGEAQDYIALYFSRYPGVRDFMERTREQAREQGYVETVFGRRLALDYIHSRNAAQRAGAERAAINAPMQGTAADIIKRAMVDIDGWLAGQGGRALMLMQVHDELVFEADEAFLPTLLAEVPARMAGAARLRVPLVVDTGVGDNWDEAH; this is translated from the coding sequence ATGGCCAAGCTCGTACTGATCGACGGATCGTCCTACCTGTATCGCGCCTTCCACGCGCTGCCGCCGCTGAGCAATGCCGCCGGCGAGCCGACCGGCGCGCTGTTCGGCGTGGTCAACATGCTGCGCGGGCACCTCAAGGAGAAGCCGGAGTACATCGCCTTCGTGGTCGATGCGCCCGGCAAGACCTTCCGCGACGACCTGTATCCCGAGTACAAGGCCAATCGCCCGCCGATGCCGGACGAGTTGCGCGCGCAGGTCGAACCGATGATGGCGATCGTGTCCGCGCTGGGCATCCCGATCATCCGCGAATCCGGCGTCGAAGCCGACGACGTGATCGGCACGCTGGCGGTGCAGGGCGCGGCGCAGGGCATCGACGTGGTGGTCTCCACCGGCGACAAGGACATGGCGCAGCTGGTGCGCCGCGCTCCAAATGGCGCAGGTGTGGCGCTGGTCAATACCATGAGCGGCGGCAAGCTGGATTCGGATGCCGCGGTGCTCGACAAGTTCGGCGTGCGCGCCGACCAGATCGTCGATTACCTGGCGCTGATGGGCGACACGGTGGACAACATCCCCGGCGTACCCAAGTGCGGGCCGAAGACCGCGGCCAAATGGCTGGCGGAGTACGGCACGCTCGATGGCGTGATCGCCAACGCCGGCAAGATCGGCGGCAAGATCGGCGAGAGCTTGCGCGAAGCCTTGCCGCGGCTGCCGCTGAATCGCGAGCTGACCACCATCAAGACCGACCTCGCCCTGCACGAGGCGCCGGGCGAACTGCACCTGCGCGAACGCGATGTCGAGGCCTTGCGCGTGCTGTACACGCGCTACGGTTTCAACCAGGCATTGAAGGAACTCGATGGCGGCGCGGCGAGCGCATCGGTCAAGGCCGACGAGAAAGAGCCGGGCGTCGCGCGCGGTGGCGGCTTCGTCGCCCCCGCCGCCCCCGCCGCGCAAACCGGGATCGATCCTGCGTTGTCCGCGCCCGGCGACTACGAATGCGTGCTGACGCCGGCGCAACTCGAGGCATGGGTGGCGCAGCTGCATGCCGCCGAAGAATTCGCCTTCGATACCGAAACCGACTCGCTGGATCCGATGCGCGCGAACCTGGTCGGCATCAGCCTGAGCGTCAAACCCGGCAAGGCCTGTTACATCCCGTTGGCGCACAGCGCCCCCGGCGTCGCCGCGCAACTGCCGCGCGATGTGGTGCTGGCCGCGCTGCGTCCGCTGCTGGCCGATCCGGCGAAGAAAAAGCTCGGCCAGCACGGCAAGTACGACATCCATGTGCTGCGCCGCCACGGCATCGACCTGCAGGGCTATGCCGACGACACCATGCTGGAAAGCTTCGTGCTGAATGCCGGCATCGCCCGCCACGACATGGATTCGCTGGCGTTGCGCCACCTCGGCTACCAGACCGTGAAGTACGAGGACGTGGTCGGCAAGGGTGCCAAGCAGATCGGCTTCGCCCAGGTCGCGCTGGACGACGCCACCCGCTATGCCGCGGAAGACGCCGACATCACCCTGCGGCTGCATCGCGTCATGCTGCCGAAGCTCGAGGCGGAACCGAAGCTGTTGTCGGTGTACCGCGACATCGAGATGCCGCTGGTGCCGGTGCTGGCGCGGATCGAAGCCAACGGGGTGATGATCGATGCCGACGAACTGCGCCGGCAATCGGCCGAACTGTCGCGGCGCATGCTGGCCGCGCAGCAGAAGGCGACCGAACTCGCCGGCCGCAGCTTCAACCTGGATTCGCCCAAGCAGCTCGGCGCGCTGCTGTTCGATGAATTGAAGCTGCCGGCGTTGGTGAAGACGCCCAGCGGTGCGCCCTCGACGAATGAAGAAGCGCTGGAAGCGATCGCCGACCAGCACGAACTGCCGCGGATCATCCTCGAGTACCGCGGCCTGGCGAAGCTGCGCAGCACCTACACCGACAAGCTGCCGGAGATGGTCAACCCGGACACCGGCCGCGTGCACACCAGCTATCACCAGGCCGGCGCGGCGACCGGGCGGTTGTCCTCGTCCGATCCCAACCTGCAGAACATCCCGATCCGCAGCGAGGAAGGCCGGCGTATCCGCACCGCCTTCGTCGCGCCGCCCGGGCGCAAGCTGGTGGCCTGCGACTATTCGCAGATCGAGCTGCGGATCATGGCCCACCTGTCGGAGGACGCGACCCTGGTGCGCGCCTTCGAGTCCGGCGCCGATATCCATCGCGCCACCGCTGCGGAAGTGTTCGGCAAGCCGCTGGAAGAGGTCACGTCGAACGAGCGCCGTGCCGCCAAGGCGATCAACTTCGGGCTGATGTACGGCATGGGCGCGTTCGGGCTGGCGCGCCAGCTGGGGATCGCGCGCGGCGAGGCGCAGGACTACATCGCGCTGTACTTCAGCCGCTATCCGGGCGTGCGCGACTTCATGGAGCGCACCCGCGAACAGGCGCGCGAGCAAGGCTATGTCGAAACCGTGTTCGGCCGCCGGCTGGCGCTGGACTACATCCACTCGCGCAATGCCGCGCAGCGCGCCGGCGCCGAGCGTGCCGCGATCAACGCGCCGATGCAGGGCACCGCCGCCGACATCATCAAGCGCGCGATGGTCGATATCGACGGCTGGCTGGCCGGGCAGGGCGGCCGTGCGCTGATGCTGATGCAGGTCCACGACGAACTGGTGTTCGAGGCCGACGAGGCCTTCCTGCCGACCCTGTTGGCCGAGGTCCCGGCGCGGATGGCGGGCGCTGCGCGGCTGCGGGTGCCGCTGGTGGTCGATACCGGGGTCGGCGACAACTGGGACGAGGCCCACTGA
- the hemF gene encoding oxygen-dependent coproporphyrinogen oxidase translates to MTQIPDIDTVRDYLTGLQDRICAAIEAADGGARFAEDAWTRAEGGGGRTRVLREGAVFEQAGIGFSDVSGTRLPPSASAARPELAGASWRAVGVSLVFHPRNPYLPTTHANVRHFRAMRDGETVAWWFGGGFDLTPFYPFDEDVRHWHRTARGLCEPFGGGERYAAHKRWCDEYFFLRHRDETRGVGGLFFDDLHGDFDGDFAYMRAVGDGFLDAYLPIVERRKDAPYGERERQFQLYRRGRYVEFNLVFDRGTLFGLQSGGRAESILMSLPPLVRWEYGYAPQPGSDEARLADYLRPRDWLSEAGGELPSK, encoded by the coding sequence ATGACGCAGATCCCCGACATCGACACCGTCCGCGATTACCTGACCGGCCTGCAGGACCGTATCTGCGCGGCGATCGAGGCCGCGGACGGCGGCGCGCGCTTCGCCGAAGACGCATGGACCCGCGCCGAAGGCGGCGGCGGCCGCACCCGCGTCCTGCGCGAGGGCGCGGTGTTCGAGCAGGCCGGGATCGGCTTTTCCGATGTCTCGGGGACCAGGCTGCCGCCATCGGCCAGCGCCGCGCGGCCGGAACTGGCCGGGGCCTCGTGGCGTGCGGTCGGCGTCTCGCTGGTATTCCACCCGCGCAATCCCTACCTGCCGACCACGCATGCCAACGTGCGCCATTTCCGCGCGATGCGCGACGGCGAAACCGTCGCATGGTGGTTCGGCGGCGGCTTCGACCTCACCCCGTTCTATCCGTTCGACGAGGACGTGCGGCATTGGCACCGCACCGCGCGCGGCCTGTGCGAGCCCTTCGGCGGCGGCGAGCGCTATGCCGCGCACAAGCGCTGGTGCGACGAGTATTTCTTCCTCAGGCACCGCGACGAGACCCGCGGCGTCGGCGGCCTGTTCTTCGACGACCTGCACGGCGATTTCGACGGCGACTTCGCCTACATGCGCGCGGTCGGCGACGGCTTCCTCGATGCGTACCTGCCGATCGTCGAACGCCGCAAGGATGCGCCCTACGGCGAGCGCGAGCGCCAATTCCAGTTGTACCGGCGCGGCCGCTACGTCGAGTTCAACCTGGTGTTCGACCGCGGCACCCTGTTCGGCCTGCAGAGCGGCGGCCGCGCCGAATCGATCCTGATGAGCCTGCCGCCGCTGGTGCGCTGGGAATACGGCTACGCGCCGCAGCCCGGCAGCGACGAGGCGCGGCTGGCGGACTACCTGCGGCCGCGCGACTGGCTGTCGGAAGCGGGCGGCGAGCTACCGTCGAAATAG